The Candidatus Thiodiazotropha endoloripes genome has a window encoding:
- a CDS encoding helix-turn-helix domain-containing protein, with amino-acid sequence MSYVHAQKFETYIPREMDTLGSRLRRKRRERGWTQEELALRAGTNQAVIQKIENGKSLRPRKIDEIAQVLDVNPAWLMFGESSSAVMDDESIEVAKAWHNLPEPIRSRIKRNIFEQVLLHSNKK; translated from the coding sequence ATGAGCTACGTACACGCACAAAAATTTGAAACCTATATACCGCGGGAAATGGATACTCTAGGCTCTAGACTACGCAGAAAAAGACGGGAAAGAGGCTGGACGCAAGAGGAACTGGCTCTGCGCGCCGGTACCAATCAGGCCGTCATTCAAAAGATTGAAAACGGGAAAAGTCTGCGCCCCAGAAAAATCGATGAAATCGCTCAGGTTTTGGATGTCAATCCAGCCTGGCTGATGTTCGGTGAGAGCTCCTCCGCCGTAATGGATGACGAATCCATAGAAGTGGCCAAAGCCTGGCACAATCTGCCGGAACCGATTCGCAGTAGAATCAAACGCAACATCTTCGAGCAGGTTCTGCTTCACTCGAACAAGAAGTAG
- the moaD gene encoding molybdopterin converting factor subunit 1 has product MVQLRLFARFREELGVDSEQLESDDIRCVEDLLSRLRQRGGDWSRLLAEDQRIMMAVNQEMANPQTPLQAGDEIALFPPVTGG; this is encoded by the coding sequence ATGGTTCAACTACGTTTGTTTGCAAGATTCAGAGAAGAGCTGGGTGTCGATTCGGAACAGTTGGAATCGGATGACATCCGCTGCGTTGAGGATCTGCTCAGTCGGTTACGCCAGCGGGGTGGTGACTGGTCGAGACTGTTGGCGGAGGACCAACGGATCATGATGGCGGTTAACCAGGAGATGGCCAATCCACAGACGCCTCTGCAGGCGGGTGATGAGATTGCCCTGTTTCCACCGGTAACCGGAGGCTGA
- a CDS encoding ankyrin repeat domain-containing protein codes for MRVGLLLLLCFVVPLGSAVELTPESQALLAAATFGEVERVNDLLSQGVDVNTKNPTGRSVLHIASFNGNLQTVRALLAAGADANLADGAGLTPLMEAASFGHLEVVRLLIQRGADVNAADQAGNTPLTLSNRGRHTEVSALLTEMGATEGGGKEVKK; via the coding sequence ATGAGAGTTGGTCTATTGCTTCTACTTTGCTTTGTCGTCCCGCTAGGCAGTGCGGTCGAACTGACTCCTGAGAGTCAGGCGCTGCTTGCTGCCGCAACTTTCGGCGAAGTGGAACGGGTCAATGATCTGCTGTCACAAGGGGTTGACGTCAACACGAAAAACCCAACCGGCCGCTCAGTTCTGCATATTGCGTCGTTCAACGGCAATCTGCAGACCGTACGCGCCCTGTTGGCTGCCGGTGCTGATGCTAACCTGGCCGATGGTGCCGGTCTTACGCCATTGATGGAAGCGGCGTCCTTTGGTCATCTTGAGGTGGTGCGGTTGCTGATACAGCGTGGTGCTGATGTCAATGCGGCGGATCAGGCCGGGAACACGCCACTGACCCTGTCAAATCGGGGACGTCATACTGAGGTCTCCGCGCTGTTGACTGAGATGGGCGCGACTGAGGGTGGCGGCAAGGAAGTGAAGAAGTAG
- the moaE gene encoding molybdopterin synthase catalytic subunit MoaE, with protein MYFIRVDSEPFDPNHEVDLLRGEDPAIGAVVSFIGLMRDLNEGDRVDTMFLEHYPGMTENALEQIVKLAFERWQLQGCRVVHRVGELKPTDPIVLVAVASAHRKEAFQACEFIIDYLKTQAPFWKKEATENGERWVDARDSDDEAIRQWSQGDNEH; from the coding sequence ATGTATTTCATCCGGGTGGATTCCGAACCTTTCGATCCAAACCATGAAGTGGACCTGTTGCGGGGAGAGGATCCTGCCATTGGCGCGGTAGTCTCGTTTATCGGTTTGATGCGAGATCTCAACGAGGGTGATCGGGTCGACACTATGTTTCTCGAACACTACCCTGGTATGACGGAGAACGCCCTGGAACAGATCGTAAAACTTGCCTTTGAGCGTTGGCAGTTACAAGGCTGCCGGGTTGTGCACCGGGTTGGTGAGTTAAAACCGACCGATCCCATCGTCCTGGTCGCAGTGGCCTCAGCCCATCGGAAAGAGGCATTTCAGGCTTGTGAGTTCATCATCGATTATCTGAAGACTCAGGCGCCATTCTGGAAAAAGGAGGCAACCGAAAATGGCGAACGATGGGTTGACGCCCGCGACAGCGATGACGAGGCAATCCGTCAATGGTCCCAGGGGGACAATGAGCATTAA
- the folA gene encoding type 3 dihydrofolate reductase, protein MSIISLITAMANNGVIGRDNRLPWHLPADLQHFKSLTLGKPILMGRNTWESLPGLLPGRRHIVVTRNEAYLAPGAEVVHSVEEALAAVQGEPEIMIVGGSHFYAEMLPRADRLYLTLVDADVEGDVRFPEIDWQEWQEVARQNHSADEKNAYDYAFVNLVRRTSVADD, encoded by the coding sequence GTGTCGATAATCTCGCTTATCACAGCTATGGCTAATAATGGTGTGATCGGTCGCGATAACCGCCTTCCCTGGCATCTGCCTGCCGATTTGCAGCACTTCAAGTCACTGACTCTGGGAAAACCGATCCTGATGGGGCGCAATACCTGGGAGTCCCTGCCCGGACTACTGCCCGGCAGAAGGCATATCGTGGTGACCCGAAATGAGGCCTATCTTGCCCCTGGTGCTGAGGTAGTGCACTCGGTAGAGGAGGCTTTGGCGGCCGTGCAAGGGGAGCCGGAGATCATGATCGTTGGTGGCAGCCATTTTTATGCGGAAATGCTGCCCAGGGCGGATCGCCTCTATCTGACCCTGGTGGATGCAGATGTTGAGGGGGATGTGCGATTTCCTGAAATCGATTGGCAGGAGTGGCAGGAAGTGGCGCGTCAAAATCATTCCGCAGATGAAAAGAACGCCTATGACTACGCATTTGTTAACCTGGTCCGACGTACTTCCGTAGCTGACGATTGA
- a CDS encoding (Fe-S)-binding protein → MTPEDLLVEADRCVKCGLCLTVCPTYRLLASEADSPRGRISLIQALAKKEIDIDSHAEQHLDRCLNCRACESACPSGVKYGSLLDASRSSIATEHRKKPLLKRLLHQLSHNGRLNYWIRLYHAIRQSGLLALAKKLPAPRFRQLLTMAEQLPPTAVDRTGFYPSTKPTGKKVQLFTGCIGSKIDDNLVQNAIQLLCGLGYAIDIPTGTECCGAMHRHNGFIEEAEQQCDTIRTQTAKSSAQYLITLATACHLELADQQASRLPLVSISDFLLHLPDREMPELAPMPIRAVLHRPCSSRDSSDWRILNKIPQLELIELAENELCCGAAGSYILTQPELSNQLGEMKLTHLKASGAKILITTSTGCAMQFRQQIRQAGLSIEVRHPIELIYKQWAITGTGNK, encoded by the coding sequence GTGACACCTGAAGACCTGCTTGTTGAAGCAGACCGCTGCGTAAAATGCGGTCTCTGCCTGACTGTATGCCCAACCTATCGACTGCTCGCCAGCGAGGCTGATTCACCTCGAGGCCGGATCAGTCTGATCCAGGCGTTGGCGAAAAAAGAGATCGACATAGACTCCCATGCGGAACAACATCTTGACCGTTGCCTCAATTGCCGGGCCTGTGAATCCGCCTGCCCGTCCGGGGTGAAATATGGCAGCCTGCTGGACGCCAGCCGCTCATCGATTGCCACTGAACATCGAAAAAAACCGCTGCTGAAACGACTTCTCCATCAATTGAGTCATAACGGCAGACTCAATTACTGGATACGCCTGTATCATGCGATACGTCAATCAGGCTTACTTGCCCTGGCTAAAAAACTGCCAGCGCCCCGTTTCAGGCAGCTACTCACCATGGCAGAGCAACTGCCTCCAACCGCTGTGGATCGAACCGGTTTCTATCCATCAACAAAACCAACGGGGAAAAAAGTACAGCTGTTCACCGGCTGCATTGGCTCAAAAATCGATGACAACCTGGTTCAGAACGCCATCCAATTACTGTGTGGCCTGGGTTATGCGATCGATATCCCTACCGGCACAGAGTGTTGTGGTGCCATGCATCGACATAACGGCTTTATCGAAGAGGCCGAACAGCAGTGCGACACCATCCGTACCCAGACTGCCAAAAGCAGTGCGCAATACCTGATCACCCTGGCCACCGCATGCCATCTGGAGCTGGCGGATCAGCAGGCAAGCCGGCTGCCACTGGTCTCAATTTCCGATTTTCTGTTGCATCTGCCCGACAGGGAGATGCCCGAACTGGCTCCCATGCCAATCAGGGCGGTTCTGCACCGCCCCTGCTCTTCACGGGACAGCTCGGATTGGCGGATACTCAATAAGATCCCACAGCTTGAATTGATTGAATTGGCTGAGAATGAGCTATGCTGCGGCGCGGCAGGAAGTTACATACTCACCCAACCGGAACTCTCCAATCAGCTCGGTGAGATGAAATTAACCCACCTGAAAGCCAGCGGTGCGAAAATCCTGATTACCACCAGTACCGGTTGTGCCATGCAGTTTCGCCAGCAGATCAGACAAGCCGGGCTCTCCATTGAGGTACGCCATCCGATCGAGTTGATCTACAAGCAGTGGGCCATCACCGGCACGGGAAACAAATAA
- the lgt gene encoding prolipoprotein diacylglyceryl transferase: MLTYPDIDPVIVTLGSIDIYWYGVMYMIGFFGGWWLGRIRVGKPGIVWSAKQVDDIVFYIVLGVVGGGRIGYLLFYDLQSFLANPLIIFMVWEGGMAFHGGLIGVLLAMWYFAHKEGRTFFEATDFIAPLVTIGLGAGRLGNFINAELWGGITSLPWGMQVPCVESDNLCARLGLPPDTVLSPPVHPNQLYEFLLEGVLLFTILWLFSAKARPRMAVSGLFLICYGIFRIAIEFVRLPDLHIGYLAFDWLTMGQLLSVPMILFGVLLLYLAYRRDPMPA; the protein is encoded by the coding sequence ATGCTGACTTACCCCGACATAGATCCCGTAATCGTGACCCTGGGGTCAATCGACATCTATTGGTACGGTGTGATGTATATGATTGGCTTCTTCGGTGGCTGGTGGCTTGGGCGTATCCGTGTCGGCAAGCCCGGTATCGTCTGGAGTGCCAAGCAGGTGGACGATATCGTCTTCTACATTGTGCTCGGTGTGGTCGGTGGTGGCCGAATCGGCTATCTGCTGTTTTATGATCTGCAGAGCTTTCTGGCCAATCCGCTGATCATTTTTATGGTTTGGGAGGGCGGAATGGCCTTCCACGGCGGTTTGATCGGTGTGTTGCTGGCCATGTGGTATTTTGCTCACAAAGAGGGGCGGACCTTTTTTGAGGCAACCGACTTCATCGCACCTCTGGTTACCATTGGTCTGGGTGCCGGTCGTTTGGGTAACTTCATCAATGCGGAGCTCTGGGGGGGTATCACCTCCCTGCCCTGGGGTATGCAGGTGCCCTGTGTTGAGTCCGACAACCTCTGTGCCCGTCTGGGTCTGCCACCGGACACGGTCCTATCGCCTCCGGTGCATCCCAATCAGCTCTACGAATTCCTGCTGGAAGGTGTACTGCTGTTTACCATCCTCTGGCTCTTCTCTGCCAAGGCCAGGCCGAGGATGGCGGTCTCCGGATTGTTTCTGATCTGCTACGGGATATTTCGCATCGCCATCGAGTTTGTTCGTCTGCCGGATCTGCACATCGGTTACCTGGCGTTTGACTGGCTGACCATGGGGCAGCTGCTGAGTGTGCCGATGATTCTGTTTGGTGTGTTGTTGCTCTATCTCGCCTACCGAAGAGATCCAATGCCTGCTTGA
- a CDS encoding thymidylate synthase, which produces MQQYLDLMRHVRDFGVTKEDRTGTGTRSVFGYQMRFDLSQGFPLLTTKKLHLRSIIHELLWFLQGDTNIRYLKENGVSIWDEWADEDGNLGPVYGYQWRSWPTPGGGHVDQISQLVEQIKHNPDSRRLIVSAWNPAQVDSMALPPCHCLFQFYVAEGRLSCQLYQRSADIFLGVPFNIASYALLTMMVAQVTGLKPGEFVHTFGDAHLYLNHLDQVELQLSREPKALPGMSINPEVKDIFAFRFEDFELTDYDPHPHIKAPVAV; this is translated from the coding sequence ATGCAACAGTATCTTGATCTTATGCGCCATGTGCGGGATTTCGGGGTTACCAAGGAGGATCGAACCGGTACGGGTACCCGCAGTGTATTCGGTTATCAGATGCGCTTCGATCTCTCACAAGGGTTTCCTCTGCTGACCACCAAAAAGCTGCATCTGAGATCGATCATCCATGAGTTGCTGTGGTTTCTGCAAGGCGACACCAATATCCGCTATCTGAAGGAGAATGGGGTCAGTATCTGGGATGAGTGGGCTGATGAGGATGGCAACCTTGGACCTGTCTATGGCTATCAGTGGCGCTCATGGCCAACCCCGGGCGGTGGCCATGTTGACCAGATCAGTCAATTGGTGGAACAGATCAAACACAATCCGGATTCAAGACGTCTGATCGTCTCAGCCTGGAATCCGGCCCAGGTCGATTCCATGGCTCTGCCTCCCTGCCACTGCCTGTTCCAGTTCTATGTGGCCGAGGGTCGACTCTCCTGTCAGCTCTATCAACGCAGCGCGGATATATTCCTCGGTGTGCCGTTCAACATTGCTTCTTATGCCCTGCTGACCATGATGGTGGCTCAGGTCACCGGCCTCAAGCCGGGTGAGTTTGTGCATACGTTTGGCGACGCCCATCTCTATCTTAATCACCTGGACCAGGTGGAGCTGCAGCTCTCCCGGGAACCGAAAGCCCTGCCTGGCATGTCGATCAATCCGGAGGTGAAGGATATCTTTGCGTTTCGCTTCGAGGATTTTGAATTGACCGATTACGATCCCCATCCCCATATCAAGGCTCCGGTCGCGGTTTGA
- the coq7 gene encoding 2-polyprenyl-3-methyl-6-methoxy-1,4-benzoquinone monooxygenase, whose protein sequence is MSERDYKMADHLLMGVDSAVRTLFGRPLVTERANPADSIDETDLSDQERDLTARLMRINHTGEVCAQALYQGQALTARLPQIREQMERAAQEENDHLAWCEKRLVELDNRKSLLNPFWYAGSFMLGAAAGLAGDKWSLGFVAETENQVGAHLDEHINRIPQQDKRTHAVLQQMKTDEAEHAELALKAGGAELPQPIKTAMKLTSKLMTRSVFYL, encoded by the coding sequence ATGAGTGAACGTGATTACAAAATGGCAGACCACCTGCTGATGGGCGTGGACAGTGCAGTTCGAACCCTGTTCGGCAGACCCCTGGTCACAGAAAGAGCCAATCCTGCAGACAGCATCGATGAGACCGATCTATCGGATCAGGAGCGGGACCTGACCGCACGCCTGATGCGGATCAATCATACCGGTGAGGTATGTGCCCAGGCACTCTACCAGGGCCAGGCACTGACCGCCCGACTGCCGCAAATCAGAGAGCAGATGGAGAGAGCGGCCCAGGAGGAGAATGACCACCTGGCATGGTGTGAAAAGCGACTGGTTGAGCTGGACAATCGTAAAAGCCTGCTCAACCCATTCTGGTATGCCGGCTCATTCATGCTTGGTGCCGCAGCCGGATTGGCCGGTGACAAATGGAGCCTGGGCTTTGTGGCCGAGACAGAAAACCAGGTAGGCGCCCATCTGGACGAGCATATCAACCGTATCCCACAACAGGACAAGCGGACCCATGCTGTATTACAGCAGATGAAAACGGATGAAGCCGAACATGCCGAACTGGCCCTGAAGGCAGGCGGTGCCGAGCTCCCCCAACCGATTAAAACGGCGATGAAACTGACCTCCAAACTGATGACAAGGTCAGTATTTTATCTATGA
- a CDS encoding symmetrical bis(5'-nucleosyl)-tetraphosphatase, producing MAIYAIGDVQGCYDELQKLLELIRFDPAKDKLWFAGDLVNRGPKSLQVVRFIKSLGDRAVCVLGNHDLHLLAISQGNRTHQKQSSLMDILEAPDSHELIDWLRHRPIMVHHAKRNVSMVHAGLPPQWDIMTALSCARELEKTLRGPGFHDFCQQMYGDKPDKWRENLRGIERLRFITNCFTRLRYCTRDGRLSMRDKGSPEQHLNASIPWYAVPGRKSRHEMILFGHWSTLGYRQIDNVWSLDSGCFWGGQLTALKLRKRKPPKPYHLSCPAR from the coding sequence ATGGCTATTTATGCAATTGGGGATGTACAGGGCTGTTATGATGAACTGCAAAAGCTGTTGGAGCTGATACGCTTCGATCCAGCCAAAGACAAGCTCTGGTTTGCCGGCGACCTGGTGAACCGGGGACCAAAATCACTTCAGGTAGTGCGTTTCATCAAATCCCTGGGCGACCGGGCCGTTTGCGTATTGGGCAATCACGACCTGCACCTGTTGGCCATCTCCCAGGGTAACCGCACCCATCAGAAACAGAGCAGCCTGATGGATATTCTCGAGGCTCCGGACAGTCACGAACTGATCGACTGGCTACGTCATCGCCCAATCATGGTCCACCACGCCAAGCGCAACGTCAGTATGGTGCACGCCGGCCTGCCACCCCAGTGGGATATCATGACAGCACTGAGCTGCGCCCGGGAGCTGGAAAAGACACTTCGCGGTCCGGGATTTCACGACTTCTGCCAGCAGATGTATGGCGACAAACCGGATAAATGGCGGGAGAACCTCAGAGGCATAGAGAGATTACGCTTCATCACCAACTGCTTCACCCGACTTCGCTACTGCACCCGGGATGGCCGACTGTCGATGCGTGACAAAGGCTCACCGGAACAACATCTGAATGCCTCCATCCCTTGGTATGCGGTACCCGGAAGAAAAAGCCGGCATGAGATGATTCTGTTCGGTCACTGGTCGACGCTGGGGTATCGACAGATCGACAATGTCTGGTCACTGGATAGTGGATGCTTCTGGGGTGGCCAGCTCACCGCGCTGAAACTGAGGAAACGCAAACCACCGAAACCCTACCACCTAAGCTGCCCAGCCAGATAA
- a CDS encoding carbohydrate kinase family protein: protein MSALICGSFAFDTIMVFHDHFKHHILPEQVHILNVSFLVPDMRREFGGCAGNIAYNLNMLGGEGKPVGTVGDDFEPYAKWMDECGVSRDHVQVVPGSYTAQAYITTDKDDNQITAFHPGAMNQAHEIDVSKIDDCTLGMVSPDGRQGMLEHAEQFAESGVPFIFDPGQGMPMFDGDSLLKFAEQATWMAFNDYEAMLMQERTGKSLKQLAEMVEGVIVTRGAEGSEIITRDASFQIPNAPVKAVVDPTGCGDAYRAGLIYGLMNDMDWQTTGRIASLMGAIKVEQAGTQNHIVSTESFAHRFEKAFDYRF, encoded by the coding sequence ATGTCGGCTCTGATCTGCGGCTCATTCGCATTCGATACCATTATGGTCTTTCATGATCATTTCAAACACCACATCCTTCCCGAGCAGGTGCATATTCTGAATGTCTCTTTCCTGGTTCCGGATATGCGTCGGGAGTTTGGTGGCTGTGCCGGAAACATTGCCTACAATCTGAACATGCTCGGCGGAGAGGGTAAACCGGTCGGCACGGTCGGTGACGATTTCGAACCCTATGCGAAATGGATGGATGAGTGTGGTGTCAGCCGGGATCATGTTCAAGTGGTTCCCGGCAGCTATACTGCTCAGGCCTATATCACCACTGACAAGGACGATAATCAGATCACCGCTTTCCACCCTGGTGCAATGAACCAGGCTCACGAGATCGATGTCTCAAAAATTGATGATTGTACGCTGGGTATGGTCTCACCCGATGGCAGGCAGGGTATGTTGGAGCATGCCGAACAGTTTGCCGAATCCGGTGTGCCTTTCATTTTTGACCCTGGTCAAGGCATGCCGATGTTCGATGGCGATAGTCTGCTGAAGTTTGCAGAACAGGCTACCTGGATGGCTTTCAATGATTATGAAGCGATGCTGATGCAGGAGAGAACCGGTAAGAGCCTGAAGCAGTTGGCGGAGATGGTGGAAGGTGTCATTGTCACCCGGGGAGCTGAAGGATCGGAAATCATTACCCGTGACGCATCATTTCAGATTCCCAATGCACCGGTGAAAGCTGTGGTTGATCCGACTGGATGTGGTGATGCTTACCGGGCGGGTCTGATCTATGGCCTGATGAACGACATGGACTGGCAGACCACAGGTCGAATTGCCTCTTTGATGGGGGCAATCAAGGTTGAGCAGGCTGGGACACAAAATCATATCGTCTCTACCGAGTCCTTCGCTCATCGCTTTGAAAAAGCATTTGATTATCGATTTTGA
- the apaG gene encoding Co2+/Mg2+ efflux protein ApaG has translation MEKETKHHIEVEVETRYIESQSLPKEQRFVFSYTVTIRNDGESSARLMNRHWIITDANGKTQEVRGEGVVGEQPQLNPGETFRYTSGTVLDTPVGSMQGSYDMIDAHGNHFDALIPAFSLARPGSLH, from the coding sequence ATGGAAAAGGAAACGAAGCACCATATCGAAGTTGAGGTTGAGACTCGATACATCGAGTCCCAGTCTCTGCCCAAAGAGCAGCGATTTGTCTTTTCCTACACGGTAACCATCCGCAACGACGGAGAATCCTCCGCTCGCCTCATGAATCGTCACTGGATCATTACCGACGCCAACGGCAAAACCCAGGAGGTCCGTGGCGAAGGGGTTGTTGGAGAGCAGCCACAACTCAATCCGGGAGAGACCTTCCGTTACACCAGTGGCACCGTACTGGATACTCCAGTCGGCAGCATGCAGGGCAGTTACGATATGATCGACGCCCATGGGAACCATTTTGACGCGCTGATCCCGGCTTTTTCTCTGGCCCGCCCCGGCAGTCTTCACTGA
- the glp gene encoding gephyrin-like molybdotransferase Glp → MSDCDRHQPSLKPVEEALALLLSQAESVTEKESVPLNQALGRVLAEPVKSQVDVPPWDNSAMDGYAVNSADLSADKAHLTIDQRIAAGSVGKSLTPGTAARIFTGAPVPPGADVVVIQEVCEANGDRLIIKEKPAPGANIRSAGEDILQGEVILKPGLRLAPQHLGLAASVGVAELSVYRKLKVALFSSGDELVMPGNPLGSGQIYNSNQFTLTGLLQQLGCETFEMGIVEDTFEATCDALRQGAEEADLVLASGGVSVGEEDHVKPAVESLGSLDLWKIASRPGKPLAFGHIKGTPFLGSPGNPVSLFVTFTIFGRPFIKKMQGLTAGIQPISRKVVAGFEKAATDKRQEYARGQLEIDEQGREVVRLYSNRSSGVLTSVAWANGLAVLPPLTAIKPGDVVDFIPYSELIS, encoded by the coding sequence ATGAGTGATTGTGATCGCCATCAACCATCATTGAAACCTGTGGAAGAGGCATTGGCGCTGCTGTTGTCGCAGGCTGAATCTGTTACTGAGAAAGAGTCGGTGCCACTTAACCAGGCGCTGGGCAGAGTGTTGGCCGAACCGGTTAAAAGTCAGGTTGATGTGCCTCCCTGGGACAACAGTGCAATGGATGGTTACGCTGTCAATTCAGCGGACCTGTCGGCTGACAAAGCGCATCTGACCATCGATCAGCGGATTGCCGCGGGCTCAGTAGGTAAATCCCTCACCCCAGGAACCGCAGCCCGCATATTTACCGGAGCCCCAGTGCCACCCGGTGCGGATGTGGTGGTGATCCAGGAGGTTTGCGAGGCAAACGGGGATCGACTGATCATCAAGGAGAAACCGGCACCTGGAGCGAATATAAGAAGTGCCGGTGAGGATATCCTGCAGGGAGAGGTGATTCTGAAACCGGGGTTGCGTCTTGCGCCACAACATCTTGGACTGGCGGCATCCGTGGGGGTGGCTGAGTTGTCGGTATACCGCAAATTGAAAGTGGCGCTCTTCTCCAGTGGTGACGAACTGGTAATGCCGGGTAATCCACTCGGCTCAGGTCAGATCTACAACTCCAATCAATTCACCCTGACGGGACTGTTGCAACAATTGGGTTGTGAAACCTTTGAAATGGGAATTGTCGAGGATACTTTTGAGGCGACTTGCGATGCTCTGCGACAGGGTGCCGAAGAGGCTGATCTGGTACTTGCCTCGGGTGGGGTGTCGGTGGGGGAAGAGGATCATGTGAAGCCTGCCGTGGAGAGCCTGGGTTCACTGGACTTATGGAAAATTGCCAGCCGTCCTGGAAAACCCTTGGCTTTTGGACATATTAAAGGCACTCCGTTTCTCGGTTCTCCGGGAAATCCGGTCTCCCTGTTTGTCACCTTCACGATCTTCGGCAGGCCATTCATAAAAAAGATGCAGGGTCTGACCGCAGGTATTCAGCCCATCTCCCGCAAGGTTGTAGCGGGCTTCGAAAAGGCGGCAACCGACAAGCGTCAGGAGTATGCCCGTGGCCAGCTGGAGATCGACGAGCAGGGGCGTGAAGTAGTCAGGTTGTATTCAAATCGATCCTCAGGTGTCTTAACCTCAGTCGCCTGGGCCAATGGATTGGCTGTGTTACCCCCTTTGACGGCAATTAAACCTGGTGATGTCGTGGATTTCATTCCCTACAGTGAATTGATCAGCTGA
- a CDS encoding (2Fe-2S) ferredoxin domain-containing protein, which produces MSYYRHHLFFCVNERQDGRPCCGSHGSKAMRDYLKGRVKELGLTGPGGVRVTTAGCFDRCDLGPVLVIYPEAVWYTFVDRDDIDEILQRHLIEGEIVERLTV; this is translated from the coding sequence ATGTCCTACTATCGTCACCACCTCTTTTTTTGTGTCAATGAGCGACAGGATGGGCGCCCCTGTTGTGGCAGCCATGGCAGCAAGGCCATGCGTGACTACCTGAAGGGGCGGGTCAAGGAGCTGGGTTTGACCGGGCCTGGAGGGGTAAGAGTCACCACCGCCGGCTGTTTTGATCGCTGTGATCTTGGGCCGGTTCTGGTGATCTATCCCGAAGCGGTCTGGTATACCTTTGTGGACCGTGACGATATTGACGAGATCTTACAGCGCCACCTGATTGAGGGAGAAATCGTTGAGCGGCTGACCGTGTAG